The following proteins are encoded in a genomic region of Streptomyces sp. NBC_01723:
- a CDS encoding SAV_2336 N-terminal domain-related protein has translation MPADRPGSPDPLPRLADLLGRVSSGVRPTPLELAELLWLAGHMEPEPSGPKDDGATGPAAREPAPPVPAPRPETVRSPRGRPGREPVGDPPEARPDGSDASRTPLRLPSPAPAPGTSTAEPHSSLLAPAPPMLRHTLALQRSLRPLKRRTDAPVGHEVDEAATADRIARLGGGPDGWLPVLRPVRERWLRLNLVHDAGPTMPVWQPLVRELHAALAQSGVFRTVVLHRAEADGTVRGEGAEAPPDGRTVTLLISDCMGPQWREGPAGTRWFDTLRRWAHRTPLAVLQPLPEQLWRDTALPPVPGRLSAPHRAAPSASLAFTPYDDTVPPAPGGTVHLPVLEPGPQWLANWASLVASAGGTRHPGAAAVLHRPLPADADGRADVSRLSAEELVLRFRASASPQAFRLAGHLALGRPDLPVMRLVQAAVEPEPRPQHLAEIILSGMLTTVAGPPGSYAFRPGVRDLLLRGLPRTARNRTHELLLRTGGLIDERAGRSPGEFRALLPSRDGTERADGGETFAAITQESARQLAAPARSEGPSPFPPALGVRYRPARRLAPTGRMWLAEDTETNRTVAVRLHDPDRDPASRRAFLRDARLLTEITHPNVVTVLDAGIEDDVPYVVMEHLDGVALHTLARSNGRRLPAPLVVSVGAQLARGLTALHRAGVTHGGLEASRVVVLPDGTVRLSLFEPGSASGPSGRSEDLRALCDILLLLTSGTSRLTVPIDSRHLDRLPAALRIHYAHAFDQLMSASSATQAQGLDLLTDPRSLARAREAYEPRRYHALGALRVTLPDGSPALGPGVRALLAMLLLKRGRTVTHEELRWGLWDPGEEPRNPRGDVNGLATRLAEALGPGALVTSAHGLALHTSADYVDLVHCDELVRQADAARVEGAPTEARALVTEALSLWHGDESLAHVPGPAARTARARLLRLRLALHTKRAELDLALGDYDRTSAELSRLLRAHPHREDFRRLYLIALRRQGRGAEALEAYEEYELSGGRSPALAALGRELREEHAEPVDDAPWSEYEGTRSERDDGPHRALSAPDELPEGPFPTEDDSWSPRREAAAESTEEPEDPEEPEAPEEPAEPGRPDEADEADEHVQDDFDTDFRDCARFSFADGPSGEEAQAGLRTVVTNLLADSGLDGTAYELVDDGEGLLVLLQPRTEAAPLLRTAVDGLPEQLAHIGAERLLVEFWQVEFRLDGTEEQSFRADAGSVGAVLDASEAQALVVLSDSLYHDEVHEPGEDGPSFDPDLFRPLDDDTGWYRPVEGAGGPRVEASDGRAVSGPYPMPPGGRLPVPPRDGSVAFVLRLPDGTLALPDSDEYRSAPSALRAAGQYFEVELTQRPVGTGVATVEAKWQVEDPVEAVRNRATDLREVVAELVGQFLTALREGSEFDLTGAEAPGYRLVWTFRPAGRTTTPRGRTPRSPEDLIAGASCVLLGFDDVLARLYRPAAEREVLLDIARLFVEERDPEDALSGVPLPRVSSDGYAGTLDFVRALAGHRLAPDVRLRLDRHEARAARTARPVPLADRLVEALDARRVRTAVVTDRDPAPVTAYLRRRGLLDALAGDVHGRGTDLTRLMPDPDVLLRALERLDATVDTCVMVGSSVAEQSAARALGLPFIGHCGGERVRWEMNAADDDALLVPDLRPLLTAAENG, from the coding sequence ATGCCGGCCGACCGCCCCGGCTCGCCGGATCCCCTGCCCCGCCTGGCCGACCTCCTCGGCCGGGTCTCCTCGGGTGTCCGCCCGACCCCGCTGGAGCTGGCCGAACTGCTCTGGCTGGCCGGGCACATGGAGCCCGAGCCCTCCGGGCCGAAGGACGACGGAGCGACCGGCCCGGCGGCCCGGGAGCCCGCACCGCCCGTTCCCGCGCCGAGGCCGGAGACGGTGCGCAGCCCGCGGGGCCGGCCGGGACGGGAGCCCGTCGGTGATCCGCCCGAGGCTCGCCCCGACGGCTCCGACGCCTCCCGCACCCCGCTGCGCCTGCCCTCCCCCGCACCCGCGCCGGGAACGTCGACGGCCGAACCGCACAGCTCCCTGCTCGCGCCCGCCCCGCCGATGCTGCGCCACACGCTGGCGCTGCAGCGTTCCCTGCGCCCGCTGAAGCGCCGTACCGACGCGCCCGTGGGCCACGAGGTGGACGAGGCCGCGACCGCCGACCGCATCGCCCGGCTGGGCGGCGGGCCCGACGGGTGGCTGCCGGTGCTGCGCCCGGTGCGGGAGCGCTGGCTGCGGCTGAACCTGGTGCACGACGCGGGCCCGACGATGCCCGTCTGGCAGCCGCTGGTACGCGAACTGCACGCCGCACTCGCCCAGTCGGGCGTCTTCCGCACGGTCGTCCTGCACCGCGCGGAGGCCGACGGCACCGTCCGCGGCGAGGGAGCCGAGGCACCCCCCGACGGCCGTACGGTCACCCTGCTGATCAGCGACTGCATGGGACCGCAGTGGCGGGAGGGCCCGGCCGGCACCCGCTGGTTCGACACACTGCGGCGCTGGGCGCACCGCACACCGCTGGCCGTTCTCCAGCCGCTCCCCGAGCAGTTGTGGCGGGACACCGCCCTGCCGCCGGTCCCGGGCCGGCTGTCGGCACCGCACCGGGCCGCGCCCAGCGCGTCGCTCGCCTTCACCCCGTACGACGACACCGTGCCCCCGGCGCCCGGCGGCACCGTGCACCTCCCCGTGCTGGAACCGGGGCCCCAGTGGCTGGCGAACTGGGCCTCCCTGGTCGCGAGTGCGGGCGGCACCCGCCACCCGGGCGCGGCCGCCGTGCTGCACCGCCCGCTGCCCGCCGACGCCGACGGCCGCGCCGACGTCTCGCGGCTGTCCGCCGAGGAACTGGTGCTGCGCTTTCGCGCGAGCGCGTCTCCCCAGGCCTTCCGGCTGGCCGGGCACCTCGCGCTCGGGCGCCCGGACCTGCCGGTGATGCGGCTGGTGCAGGCCGCGGTCGAGCCGGAACCCCGGCCCCAGCACCTGGCGGAGATCATCCTCAGCGGCATGCTCACCACGGTCGCCGGGCCGCCCGGCTCGTACGCCTTCCGCCCCGGCGTGCGCGACCTCCTGCTGCGCGGGCTGCCACGCACCGCCCGCAACCGCACCCACGAACTGCTGCTGCGCACCGGCGGCCTGATCGACGAGCGGGCGGGGCGGTCGCCGGGCGAGTTCCGCGCGCTGCTCCCCTCCCGGGACGGCACCGAACGGGCCGACGGCGGCGAGACGTTCGCGGCGATCACCCAGGAGAGCGCCAGACAGCTGGCCGCACCGGCGCGGTCCGAGGGCCCCTCGCCCTTCCCGCCCGCGCTGGGGGTCCGCTACCGGCCGGCCCGGCGGCTCGCGCCCACCGGGAGGATGTGGCTGGCCGAGGACACCGAGACGAACCGGACGGTGGCGGTCCGGCTGCACGACCCGGACCGCGACCCCGCATCCCGCCGCGCCTTCCTGCGGGACGCGCGCCTCCTGACGGAGATCACCCACCCGAACGTGGTGACCGTCCTCGACGCCGGTATCGAGGACGACGTCCCGTACGTCGTCATGGAGCACCTGGACGGGGTCGCCCTGCACACGCTGGCCCGGTCGAACGGCCGGCGGCTGCCGGCGCCGCTGGTGGTGTCGGTCGGGGCGCAGCTGGCCCGTGGCCTCACGGCCCTGCACCGGGCGGGCGTCACGCACGGCGGCCTGGAGGCGTCCCGGGTGGTCGTACTGCCGGACGGCACGGTCCGGCTCAGCCTCTTCGAACCGGGCAGCGCCTCGGGGCCGTCCGGACGCTCCGAGGACCTCCGGGCCCTGTGCGACATCCTGTTGCTGCTCACTTCGGGCACCTCACGGCTGACCGTCCCGATCGACTCCCGCCACCTGGACCGGCTGCCCGCCGCCCTGCGCATCCATTACGCGCACGCCTTCGACCAGTTGATGTCGGCCTCGTCGGCGACGCAGGCCCAGGGCCTGGACCTGCTCACAGACCCCCGGTCACTCGCCCGGGCCCGCGAGGCGTACGAGCCGCGCCGCTACCACGCCCTGGGCGCACTGCGGGTCACCTTGCCGGACGGGTCCCCGGCCCTCGGACCGGGGGTGCGCGCGCTGCTCGCCATGCTGCTGCTCAAGCGCGGCCGCACGGTGACGCACGAGGAGCTGCGGTGGGGGCTGTGGGACCCGGGCGAGGAACCGCGCAACCCGCGGGGCGACGTGAACGGGCTGGCGACGCGACTGGCGGAGGCCCTCGGCCCGGGTGCCCTGGTGACGTCCGCCCACGGCCTCGCCCTGCACACCAGCGCCGACTACGTGGACCTGGTGCACTGCGACGAGTTGGTGCGCCAGGCCGACGCGGCCCGGGTGGAGGGGGCGCCCACCGAGGCCCGCGCCCTGGTCACCGAGGCGTTGTCGCTCTGGCACGGCGACGAGTCCCTCGCGCACGTGCCCGGTCCCGCCGCCCGTACCGCCCGGGCCCGGCTCCTGCGGCTCCGCCTCGCCCTGCACACCAAGCGCGCCGAACTCGACCTGGCCCTGGGCGACTACGACCGCACCTCGGCGGAACTGTCCCGTCTGCTCCGCGCCCACCCGCACCGGGAGGACTTCCGCCGCCTCTACCTGATCGCGCTGCGCCGCCAGGGCCGGGGCGCGGAGGCCCTGGAGGCGTACGAGGAGTACGAACTGTCCGGCGGGCGGAGTCCGGCCCTGGCGGCGCTGGGCCGCGAACTGCGCGAGGAGCACGCCGAGCCGGTGGACGACGCCCCGTGGTCGGAGTACGAGGGCACCCGGTCGGAGCGGGACGACGGGCCGCACCGGGCGCTGTCCGCACCGGACGAACTGCCGGAGGGCCCGTTTCCCACGGAGGACGACTCCTGGTCGCCGCGGCGCGAGGCAGCGGCGGAGTCCACGGAGGAACCGGAGGACCCCGAGGAGCCGGAGGCACCGGAGGAGCCCGCGGAGCCCGGCCGGCCGGACGAGGCGGACGAGGCGGACGAACATGTGCAGGACGACTTCGACACCGACTTCCGCGACTGCGCCCGCTTCTCGTTCGCCGACGGCCCTTCGGGCGAGGAGGCCCAGGCGGGACTGCGCACCGTGGTCACGAACCTGCTGGCGGACAGCGGACTCGACGGCACCGCGTACGAACTCGTGGACGACGGGGAGGGCCTGCTCGTCCTGCTCCAGCCGCGGACGGAGGCCGCCCCGCTCCTCCGGACGGCCGTGGACGGCCTGCCCGAACAGCTGGCGCACATCGGCGCGGAGCGGCTGCTGGTCGAGTTCTGGCAGGTGGAGTTCCGGCTGGACGGGACCGAGGAGCAGTCCTTCCGCGCCGACGCCGGGTCGGTCGGCGCGGTCCTGGACGCGTCCGAAGCGCAGGCGCTCGTCGTCCTCTCCGACTCCCTCTACCACGACGAGGTCCACGAGCCGGGGGAGGACGGACCCTCCTTCGATCCGGACCTGTTCAGGCCGCTGGACGACGACACGGGGTGGTACCGCCCGGTCGAGGGTGCCGGGGGCCCGAGGGTGGAGGCGTCGGACGGCCGGGCCGTGAGCGGACCGTACCCCATGCCGCCCGGCGGCAGGCTCCCCGTCCCCCCGCGCGACGGTTCCGTGGCCTTCGTCCTGCGGCTGCCCGACGGCACACTCGCCCTCCCGGACTCCGACGAGTACCGGTCGGCGCCGTCGGCCCTCCGGGCGGCCGGGCAGTACTTCGAGGTCGAGCTGACGCAACGCCCCGTCGGCACGGGCGTGGCCACCGTCGAGGCGAAGTGGCAGGTCGAAGACCCGGTCGAGGCGGTCCGCAACCGGGCGACCGACCTGCGCGAGGTGGTCGCCGAACTGGTCGGGCAGTTCCTCACCGCGCTCCGGGAGGGCAGCGAGTTCGACCTCACGGGTGCCGAGGCGCCCGGCTACCGGCTCGTCTGGACCTTCCGGCCGGCCGGCCGCACCACCACCCCGCGCGGCCGGACGCCGCGCTCCCCCGAGGACCTGATCGCCGGGGCGAGCTGCGTGCTCCTCGGCTTCGACGACGTACTGGCCCGGCTGTACCGGCCGGCCGCCGAGCGGGAGGTGCTCCTGGACATCGCCCGGCTCTTCGTCGAGGAGCGCGACCCCGAGGACGCGCTGTCCGGCGTACCGCTCCCCCGGGTCTCGTCGGACGGATACGCCGGCACGCTCGACTTCGTCCGGGCGCTGGCCGGGCACCGGCTCGCCCCCGACGTACGGCTCCGCCTCGACCGGCACGAGGCGCGGGCGGCACGCACCGCACGGCCGGTGCCCCTGGCCGACCGGCTGGTCGAGGCGCTGGACGCCCGGCGGGTGCGCACCGCCGTGGTCACCGACCGGGACCCCGCCCCGGTCACCGCCTACCTGCGACGGCGCGGCCTGCTGGACGCCCTCGCCGGTGACGTGCACGGCAGGGGCACCGACCTCACCCGTCTGATGCCCGACCCGGACGTCCTCCTGCGGGCCCTGGAGCGGCTGGACGCCACCGTCGACACGTGCGTGATGGTCGGTTCGTCCGTCGCCGAGCAGTCCGCCGCCCGCGCGCTCGGTCTGCCGTTCATCGGGCACTGCGGCGGCGAACGGGTCCGGTGGGAGATGAACGCGGCGGACGACGACGCGCTGCTCGTCCCGGACCTGCGTCCGCTGCTGACGGCGGCCGAGAACGGCTGA
- a CDS encoding rod shape-determining protein, which yields MTASTASLEQLRRCHFAVDLGAARTRVYVKGAGLVVDQPSAAAVNTRTGALIAVGELAEKMTGRTPGYIRVVRPVSGGTVVDIEMAQRMLRHLLGDKIRRTLRRKPRLRAAACTPHDADPLARRAAIETLVGLGARRVELVDTLIAAAVGCGLPVEQPEATMIMVCGAHATQVAVLSLGSIVTAARIPVGGEAVDHAIVQLLRHQHELVLPSQSVRPLQLTLSGNGLTPQGPASTEIHGRDVATGLARSVQVDTASVRNAIQTPLTAVLDGIGRVLRDCPPDLVADLADRGIMMVGGSALLPGFDQMLRQATGMPVHIAERPDVCAVQGLGSMLEGRVEPISLQPAASD from the coding sequence ATGACCGCCAGTACCGCCAGTCTGGAGCAGCTGCGCCGCTGCCACTTCGCCGTCGACCTGGGCGCGGCACGGACCCGCGTGTACGTGAAGGGTGCCGGGCTCGTCGTCGACCAGCCCTCCGCCGCCGCGGTCAACACCCGCACCGGCGCGCTCATCGCGGTCGGGGAGCTCGCGGAGAAGATGACCGGCCGCACCCCCGGCTACATCCGGGTCGTGCGGCCCGTGTCCGGCGGCACGGTCGTCGACATCGAGATGGCCCAGCGCATGCTGCGGCACCTGCTCGGCGACAAGATCCGCCGCACCCTGCGCCGCAAGCCCCGGCTGCGCGCGGCCGCCTGCACCCCGCACGACGCGGATCCGCTGGCGCGGCGGGCGGCGATCGAGACGCTGGTCGGACTCGGCGCGCGCCGCGTGGAGCTGGTCGACACGCTGATCGCCGCGGCCGTCGGGTGCGGACTGCCCGTGGAGCAGCCCGAGGCGACCATGATCATGGTGTGCGGGGCGCACGCCACCCAGGTCGCGGTGCTCTCCCTCGGCTCGATCGTGACCGCCGCCCGCATCCCGGTCGGCGGCGAGGCCGTGGACCACGCGATCGTGCAGCTCCTGCGCCACCAGCACGAGCTGGTGCTGCCCAGCCAGTCCGTCCGTCCGCTGCAACTGACCCTGTCCGGCAACGGGCTGACCCCGCAGGGACCGGCGTCCACCGAGATCCACGGCCGGGACGTGGCGACCGGCCTCGCGCGCTCGGTGCAGGTCGACACCGCGTCGGTGCGCAACGCCATCCAGACACCGCTGACGGCCGTGCTCGACGGGATCGGACGGGTGCTGCGGGACTGCCCGCCGGACCTGGTCGCGGACCTCGCCGACCGGGGGATCATGATGGTCGGCGGCAGCGCGCTGCTGCCCGGCTTCGACCAGATGCTGCGTCAGGCCACGGGCATGCCGGTGCACATCGCGGAGCGGCCCGACGTGTGCGCGGTCCAGGGGCTCGGCAGCATGCTGGAGGGCCGGGTGGAGCCGATCTCGCTCCAGCCGGCCGCGTCCGACTGA
- a CDS encoding GAF domain-containing sensor histidine kinase: MTAQHAPRLTRLLEAVLAVGTDLDLRSTLQHLVDGAAELTGADRAALVMPDPGRDGLAEIRTPGPEPVATTAPRLRVPVHVRDEEFGELRLVGRPGAGPFTVEDEQLVRVLATQAGISIGNARLYETARQRERWIEGAAAVTTALLTEEGADDALTTVAERARLLADASAGVILHPTAEGGMEIVTASTPDDPGGIVGATIAPGSPVLEQLLGGEPVFLTDSASDPRMTTRVRHRFGPSMMLPLQANGRLIGTLALPRRRGERQYTDLERRLATQFASQAALALVLADARRGRERLAVFEDRDRIARDLHDLVVQRLFATGMMLESTQRRGGAEDVRDILARAADELRSTVQEVRTAIFALQQPPAEPPTGLRGRVLRETASAAARLGFAPSTHFRGAVDTRVPERVAGHLLTALRRALTEATSRAAVSRVEVTVDATAAAADGGRDGVRLTVFDDGEREEGAGPPADGTTVTWWSPL, encoded by the coding sequence ATGACCGCGCAGCACGCGCCCCGACTGACCCGCCTCCTCGAAGCCGTCCTGGCGGTCGGCACCGACCTCGACCTGCGCAGTACCCTCCAGCACCTCGTGGACGGCGCCGCCGAACTGACCGGTGCCGACCGCGCGGCCCTGGTGATGCCCGACCCCGGCCGGGACGGTCTGGCCGAGATCCGCACCCCGGGCCCGGAGCCCGTGGCGACGACCGCGCCCCGGCTGCGGGTGCCGGTCCACGTGCGCGACGAGGAGTTCGGCGAGCTGCGGCTGGTGGGCAGGCCGGGTGCCGGACCCTTCACCGTCGAGGACGAGCAACTGGTGCGGGTGCTGGCGACCCAGGCCGGCATCTCGATCGGCAACGCCCGGCTGTACGAGACGGCACGGCAGCGCGAGCGCTGGATCGAGGGCGCCGCGGCCGTCACCACGGCGCTGCTCACCGAGGAGGGCGCCGACGACGCGCTGACGACGGTCGCCGAGCGGGCCCGGCTGCTCGCCGACGCCTCCGCGGGCGTCATCCTCCACCCGACCGCCGAGGGCGGCATGGAGATCGTGACCGCGTCGACGCCCGACGACCCGGGCGGCATCGTCGGCGCCACCATCGCGCCCGGCAGCCCCGTCCTGGAGCAACTGCTCGGCGGCGAGCCGGTCTTCCTCACGGACTCGGCGAGCGATCCGCGGATGACGACGCGCGTACGGCACCGGTTCGGGCCGAGCATGATGCTGCCGCTGCAGGCGAACGGCCGGCTGATCGGCACCCTCGCCCTGCCCCGCCGGCGCGGCGAACGCCAGTACACGGACCTGGAGCGGCGGCTCGCCACCCAGTTCGCCTCGCAGGCCGCGCTCGCCCTGGTGCTGGCCGACGCACGGCGCGGGCGGGAGCGGCTGGCGGTCTTCGAGGACCGCGACCGCATCGCGCGGGACCTGCACGACCTGGTGGTGCAGCGGCTGTTCGCCACCGGGATGATGCTGGAGTCGACGCAGCGCCGGGGCGGCGCGGAGGACGTGCGGGACATCCTCGCGCGGGCGGCGGACGAGCTGCGGTCCACGGTTCAGGAGGTCCGTACGGCGATCTTCGCGCTCCAGCAGCCGCCGGCCGAGCCGCCGACGGGGCTGCGCGGCCGGGTCCTGCGCGAGACCGCGTCCGCCGCCGCCCGGCTCGGCTTCGCCCCGTCCACCCACTTCCGCGGCGCCGTCGACACCCGCGTACCCGAGCGGGTGGCCGGACACCTGCTCACCGCCCTGCGCCGCGCCCTGACCGAAGCGACGTCCCGCGCGGCCGTCTCCCGGGTCGAGGTCACCGTGGACGCGACCGCCGCGGCGGCGGACGGGGGCCGGGACGGCGTACGGCTGACGGTCTTCGACGACGGCGAGCGCGAGGAGGGCGCCGGGCCCCCGGCGGACGGCACGACGGTGACCTGGTGGTCGCCGCTGTGA
- a CDS encoding ANTAR domain-containing protein encodes MTSTAPPRLAGRPAFLVIDGRVAAGRALLVARGRLVHGCTDILAEALAALPAGVSRLDLDMSDVEFMDPGGLRFLDLLGGYSHREAVPATTANWRGQPLRVLELAGLDTTDPLRTTTAAERLHVLEEEVDQLRRAIASRPVIDQARGVLMALHACTSDEAWGILREASQLSNTKLRDVAAAVTAGTENEGPPPPPEVRAALRTALARLRR; translated from the coding sequence ATGACCTCAACGGCACCGCCGCGTCTGGCGGGGCGGCCGGCCTTTCTGGTCATCGACGGCAGGGTGGCCGCCGGGCGGGCGCTGCTCGTCGCGCGCGGCCGACTGGTCCACGGGTGCACGGACATCCTGGCCGAGGCCCTGGCCGCGCTGCCGGCCGGCGTCTCCCGGCTCGACCTGGACATGAGCGACGTGGAGTTCATGGACCCGGGCGGGCTGCGCTTCCTCGACCTGCTGGGCGGCTACAGCCACCGGGAGGCGGTGCCGGCGACGACGGCGAACTGGCGGGGCCAGCCGCTGCGCGTCCTGGAGCTGGCCGGTCTGGACACCACCGACCCCCTGCGCACCACCACCGCCGCCGAGCGGCTGCACGTCCTGGAGGAGGAGGTCGACCAGCTGCGCCGGGCGATCGCCTCCCGTCCGGTCATCGACCAGGCGCGGGGCGTCCTGATGGCCCTGCACGCCTGCACCTCGGACGAGGCATGGGGCATCCTCCGGGAGGCCTCCCAGCTCTCCAACACCAAGCTGCGCGACGTCGCCGCCGCGGTCACGGCGGGCACCGAGAACGAGGGCCCGCCGCCACCCCCGGAGGTACGCGCGGCCCTGCGCACGGCCCTGGCCAGGCTCCGCCGCTGA
- a CDS encoding MarR family winged helix-turn-helix transcriptional regulator: protein MQSTRRYLPQLLGEARRWFEEGLLAALEAAGAVPVSPTQAQLFAVLDDKGATVSELARRMGVTRQTAHQAVHGLITAGLLDQVADPDSLRQRLIRRTEEGERVHRQAGLVLERLEEQLAERIGGEAVDALRTALEAPWGRPPGPDAGGMSAHPRSG from the coding sequence ATGCAGTCCACCCGCCGCTACCTTCCGCAGTTGCTCGGCGAGGCCCGGCGGTGGTTCGAGGAGGGGCTGCTCGCCGCCCTGGAGGCGGCCGGTGCCGTGCCGGTGTCGCCGACGCAAGCGCAGCTCTTCGCCGTGCTGGACGACAAGGGCGCCACGGTCTCGGAGCTGGCCCGGCGCATGGGCGTCACCCGGCAGACGGCGCATCAGGCCGTGCACGGCCTGATCACCGCGGGACTCCTGGACCAGGTCGCCGACCCCGACTCCCTCCGGCAGCGGCTGATCCGGCGCACCGAGGAGGGGGAACGCGTGCACCGGCAGGCCGGTCTCGTCCTCGAGCGGCTGGAGGAGCAGCTCGCCGAGCGGATCGGTGGGGAGGCGGTCGACGCCCTGCGGACGGCGCTGGAAGCGCCCTGGGGCCGGCCGCCCGGCCCGGATGCGGGCGGAATGTCCGCACACCCCCGATCGGGCTGA
- a CDS encoding quercetin 2,3-dioxygenase, which translates to MTIEYATRYRRASRIPAEPGKPYFIEKGEGDRAHLFGDLITIYAGGEQTENTFNFFTVEGPRGDLIPAHVHTDTHEVFYITQGAVRLFVEDTEGEQQEKLLTPGDFGFVPKNCRHAYRMERHHSQVVGVAAGPGGTFERFFENLGVPAEHMGLPHPPVVPEPGKFATVPERFDVRFLPDHQWRTP; encoded by the coding sequence ATGACCATCGAGTACGCCACCCGCTACCGGCGGGCGTCACGCATCCCCGCGGAACCGGGCAAGCCCTACTTCATCGAGAAGGGCGAGGGCGACCGGGCCCACCTGTTCGGCGACCTGATCACCATCTACGCGGGCGGCGAGCAGACCGAGAACACCTTCAACTTCTTCACCGTCGAGGGCCCCAGGGGCGACCTCATCCCCGCCCATGTGCACACCGACACCCACGAGGTCTTCTACATCACGCAGGGCGCGGTGCGACTGTTCGTCGAGGACACCGAGGGCGAGCAGCAGGAGAAGCTCCTCACGCCCGGCGACTTCGGCTTCGTACCGAAGAACTGCCGGCACGCCTACCGCATGGAGCGCCACCACAGCCAGGTCGTCGGCGTCGCGGCCGGCCCCGGAGGGACCTTCGAGCGGTTCTTCGAGAACCTCGGCGTACCGGCCGAGCACATGGGACTGCCCCACCCGCCCGTCGTCCCGGAACCCGGCAAGTTCGCGACCGTTCCCGAGCGGTTCGACGTGCGCTTCCTGCCCGACCACCAGTGGCGGACGCCATGA
- a CDS encoding alpha/beta hydrolase yields the protein MTEPESGPSLRELISAPHPDHAPLPRAPLNEHGVREVRGVPYLPVEGSRPLELDLWLPERSGSGRLPLVLFVHGGAWRRGRRDDLGPRTRHWTPGPFARIAAEGFAVACADYRLSGEAPFPAPLDDLRAALRWLTLRSAELGIDTGRTVAWGESAGGHLASLLTLTHTDPSPAGAVIWYGPSDLTTARGPFTPEDPASPEALMLGAPPTTAPERARAASPLTQVRAGTPPFLLVHGEQDSMVACSHSQDLAAALEAAGSSPVELWTIPNADHGWHGVSDAQVEQIFTDSLAFALRLVS from the coding sequence ATGACGGAGCCGGAGTCCGGCCCCTCGCTGCGCGAACTGATCTCCGCACCCCACCCCGACCACGCGCCGCTGCCGCGCGCGCCCCTGAACGAGCACGGCGTACGCGAAGTGCGCGGCGTGCCGTACCTCCCCGTGGAGGGAAGCCGCCCCCTGGAACTCGACCTGTGGCTGCCGGAGCGCTCCGGGTCCGGGCGGCTTCCACTGGTGCTGTTCGTGCACGGCGGCGCGTGGCGACGGGGGCGGCGCGACGACTTGGGCCCGCGCACCCGCCACTGGACACCGGGCCCCTTCGCACGCATCGCGGCCGAGGGCTTCGCCGTCGCCTGCGCCGACTACCGGCTCAGCGGCGAGGCCCCCTTCCCCGCCCCGCTCGACGACCTGCGCGCCGCACTGCGCTGGCTCACCCTGCGCTCCGCGGAGCTGGGCATCGACACCGGGCGCACGGTGGCGTGGGGAGAGTCCGCCGGCGGCCACCTCGCCTCGCTCCTCACCCTCACCCACACCGACCCCTCACCGGCCGGGGCGGTGATCTGGTACGGACCGAGCGACCTGACCACCGCGCGAGGCCCCTTCACCCCGGAGGACCCCGCGTCTCCCGAAGCCCTGATGCTCGGCGCACCACCGACGACCGCCCCGGAACGCGCCCGTGCGGCCAGCCCCCTCACCCAAGTCCGCGCCGGCACGCCCCCGTTCCTGCTCGTTCACGGCGAGCAGGACTCCATGGTCGCCTGCTCACACAGCCAAGATCTCGCCGCGGCACTGGAGGCGGCCGGTTCGTCACCGGTCGAACTGTGGACGATCCCGAACGCCGATCACGGCTGGCACGGCGTGTCCGACGCCCAGGTGGAGCAGATCTTCACCGACTCCCTCGCGTTCGCGCTTCGCCTGGTGTCGTGA
- a CDS encoding YtxH domain-containing protein has protein sequence MRYRLTFVVGLAAGYVLGTKAGRERYEQLRKSARQVAQNPAVRNTAESAAQQGRHFADKAYHVVSDKVGDRMPDSVAQRVRSLRERSTNGTGPDDWGTSNT, from the coding sequence ATGCGTTACCGGCTCACGTTCGTCGTCGGACTGGCGGCGGGATACGTGCTCGGCACGAAGGCCGGGCGGGAGCGTTACGAGCAGTTGCGGAAGTCCGCGCGGCAGGTCGCGCAGAACCCGGCGGTGCGCAACACCGCCGAGTCGGCGGCCCAGCAGGGCAGGCACTTCGCGGACAAGGCGTACCACGTGGTGAGCGACAAGGTGGGTGACCGGATGCCCGACTCGGTGGCCCAGCGGGTCCGCTCCCTGCGGGAACGCAGCACGAACGGCACCGGCCCGGACGACTGGGGCACCAGCAACACCTGA